In the Wyeomyia smithii strain HCP4-BCI-WySm-NY-G18 chromosome 2, ASM2978416v1, whole genome shotgun sequence genome, one interval contains:
- the LOC129726089 gene encoding PR domain zinc finger protein 15-like, with amino-acid sequence MNSCRLCLKNFLPSQKHLDIHTLKDKLQLVFSFEINTDEQFSEFVCPACVATVSLFYKYAYEVQQNQLKLRNAVQGEFMELRTSPAVLKHEQNFTLVSDIKVEPTNKTPVLQKPILEAETLSSSAEQRMELAFGSILTDFSRDLEGYEPLPNMQLAFKGDPYEKQKLYDIQDYLMQTYFSLNCEICSTQLVNQRDRRLHFSQNHPNEKHFVSCCNQRFLTRISIMRHMNRHLKRVIESNATVKHVKSCTQGSAEAMETVYDWPYLENKREIHSTYSLLIKEYRDELIAGGFNIPFKLPEKVFEREQQLIHQMQDFLIAKHACLNCELCGIHIQTYLERQEHFRTNHPEQVFFVKCCGSKFCKRYDICLHLIRHKKGLPVKSARGLRHVPAGTHGSENVLIEAYYKMDCELCDYTGNSYLGLRTHFSLVHKDEAFFITCCNRRFRTRSYILEHIASHKTPNAVKCEQCQQTFANDRSLKGHMILKHVSEEKKLFRCDHCSEAFATKHLLVIHCYKHEQATCDICGLEMKRSTIRVHKVNVHKMGEEIVCHVCARVYYSKYMFNKHFRTSHLKIRKKYNNKRRKSRAKKKLPVVDECQETATAVYTINADDLASLVVLQRNPQ; translated from the exons atgaacAGTTGTCGTTTGTGTTTAAAAAATTTCCTTCCGTCGCAGAAGCACTTGGATATTCACACACTGAAGGACAAACTGCAATTAGTGTTTTCATTTGAG ATCAATACTGATGAACAATTTTCTGAGTTTGTTTGCCCAGCCTGTGTCGCGACGGTTTCCCTGTTCTACAAATATGCCTACGAAGTACAACAGAATCAGCTTAAGCTTCGTAATGCAGTTCAGGGTGAGTTTATGGAGCTGAGAACATCTCCAGCCGTTCTAAAACACGAGCAAAACTTCACCCTGGTGTCGGATATAAAAGTAGAgcccacaaataaaacaccaGTGCTTCAGAAACCGATTCTCGAAGCGGAAACATTATCATCGTCTGCGGAACAGCGAATGGAACTTGCCTTTGGCTCAATATTAACAGATTTCAGCCGTGATTTGGAAGGATATGAGCCTTTACCAAACATGCAACTGGCATTCAAAGGTGATCCTTATGAAAAGCAGAAGTTGTACGATATCCAGGACTATTTGATGCAAACTTATTTTAGTCTGAACTGCGAAATATGCAGCACCCAACTGGTCAACCAGAGAGACCGTCGACTCCATTTTAGTCAGAATCATCCGAACGAAAAACATTTCGTATCCTGCTGCAATCAACGTTTTCTAACCAGGATTAGTATAATGCGTCATATGAATCGGCACTTGAAACGTGTAATTGAAAGCAATGCAACCGTGAAGCATGTCAAAAGTTGCACGCAAGGCTCGGCGGAAGCAATGGAAACTGTGTACGATTGGCCTTATTTGGAAAACAAGAGGGAAATTCATTCTACGTAcagtttattgataaaagaatacCGCGACGAGTTGATTGCTGGAGGTTTCAATATCCCATTTAAACTGCCAGAAAAAGTATTCGAGCGCGAACAACAGCTAATACACCAGATGCAAGACTTTCTGATTGCAAAGCATGCCTGCTTGAACTGTGAATTGTGTGGAATTCATATTCAAACCTATCTGGAACGGCAAGAACATTTTCGTACTAATCATCCCGAACAAGTGTTTTTCGTTAAGTGCTGTGGCAGTAAATTTTGTAAACGCTATGATATTTGTCTACACTTAATACGTCACAAAAAAGGATTACCCGTCAAATCAGCTCGCGGACTTCGTCATGTCCCAGCAGGTACGCATGGAAGTGAAAATGTACTTATAGAAGCTTACTATAAAATGGACTGTGAACTTTGCGATTACACTGGTAATTCTTATTTGGGATTGAGGACTCACTTTTCGCTCGTACATAAGGATGAAGCGTTCTTCATAACATGTTGTAATAGGCGTTTTCGAACAAGaagttacattttagagcacaTCGCGAGCCACAAAACACCCAACGCAGTGAAATGTGAACAATGTCAACAAACTTTCGCAAACGATCGATCTCTTAAAGGTCATATGATTCTAAAACACGTCAGCGAGGAGAAAAAGCTGTTTCGGTGTGATCACTGCTCGGAGGCGTTTGCAACCAAGCACCTGCTAGTGATACACTGCTATAAGCATGAACAGGCAACATGTGACATATGCGGGCTGGAAATGAAACGCAGCACAATACGAGTGCACAAGGTCAACGTCCATAAGATGGGAGAGGAAATTGTTTGTCATGTGTGCGCTAGGGTGTACTATTCTAAATACATGTTCAACAAACACTTCCGTACTTCCCATCTGAAAATCCGTAAGAAGTATAATAATAAACGTAGGAAATCACGTGCCAAGAAGAAGTTACCCGTCGTGGATGAGTGTCAAGAAA